GCTCTAGATGTCCTCCAGAGAATTGTCCTCGTGAAATTTTAAATGGATTTAAGGAGTTAATTCAATCAAATAGAAGCATGTTAATTGAGTAAAAGTATCCTCATGGCAAAAGTAAATAGTTTTCAAGGCAGTAGATAGAAAATTAAGAATTCGAAGAGCTGAATTTTCAAATAACTTCGCGCAAAATACAAGATAAAACTGTATTCATAGACAAAATACGGTGAAAAGCAATAACAGAGATATTCTTCATTTAGATTTTAGGAATCTGTTATTAAAACGCGAACAACATGACAAAGCACATTCAAcataaatgaatttcatttaaggaCAATCAAATCAAGGTCTTTTCACATGAATATAACTTTTCGATTCTGTGCAGTCGTCCTTCGTGCAAAAACCCAAGACTATTCATGAATTAAGGCTTTCAAAACCTCTTGGCGAGAATGGAATGATTTCAAGATTCAACTTGTGTAAATCCCGCTCTCACTTATAGCTCAGTTGTCATGGAGTGTTTACGGAATAGTTAAAATTTATGCCTTGAATGAGGTGATTCTTGAGGTTTTGCTTTAGAGTTGAGCCTTATCTTTGGATTCTATGAAATCATTGGATACCAATAGTTAAAtagattttaattttgaaaaatatatttttaaaaaaactgaaagctAAAGATGAACAGCAATGCCGGATAATCTGTTCAGTTTTCGTCAAAGAAACCTCTCTTGATTTtacaaatatattaaaaaaaaaaaaaaagctaaggATGAACAGCAATGCTGCAGAATCTAGTCAAGAAACCTCCCTACAACTTGTAATAGTTCACAAAGATTCACCATAGGAGTTCACTAGGAGTTTACTTACTAGGAGTTTACTTACCATTAGGCTGAGGAAGGACGTTAGAAAAAACATCGAGGGATGGACGAGGATACAGATTGATGCAGAATAACAAAGCTGTTACGAGGAGAAGCAGCGAGGCAATTACAAAGTAAACACGAAAAGATTTCATTCTTGTAGAAATCCGTTAGATTCATCACCTACCTACAAAAGTAGAGAAAAGCAGATACAGAATTTTGAAGATTAACACTGGCTTCAATGCAATAGAAACTTTTTGAGAAGAAGTGTGCTGTAATGTTGAGATAAAGTTTGTTGACATATATCTTTATACACAATATTAATCATTTCAATAGGTTTTCATTCACTTACTAGTAGCCATCAGTCGATCGAAATCATAATATTTAGAATTTTACTTTATGATCTATTTATGATAATATATATATTGCCAAGCTTCAGAAAAGCTTCCCATAGTAGTAAGATAATACTGAATAAAGATTAACTTTAACATGAACGTTAGAGGTTGAAACTCAAAAGTTAATATTGCATAACAAATTCAAATGAGAAATGATTGGGTTCAAAACTGCAAAGTAAAGACACTAAAATCATGCCTCTTGAGTAGCTAGGAACAAAAGTGAATAAACCATTCTATATTGAAATCTTATCAAACAGTTTCTAAAAAGGTGCAAACGTTtagaatattattttgtttgactTATAGGACAAATCAATGTTCTCGGCATAGCTCGTTTGGTATGTCTACATAAAGAGAACTCGTCGTCACTGAATCTTTTTTTGCTAGCGATTGTCGGTGTGTAAGAAACCTCCCACTGAATCGTAATAATGTGTCATTTATGATTAATTATAATTTGCCAGATATTCGCACATTTGATGGGTTGGGTGGAGGGGACGGGCATTGAGTTGCATCCCAATTAAGCCTTCTTGAGAAAAGATTACGACTTTTTTTGTtgactctctctctcttcattaTTTATCGTCCATCATGAAGACTCCTTGAGTGCATTTGGTCTTTGTTTTTCATCGGTCTAGAGCCCACTAGGTGACCATCAAATAACTGCCTGCATGTTATGGCTTGTTCATGCGCGATACGCTCTATTTGAGTTTGGCCCCTAATGATATTCTGCTTATGTTAAGTTGTGACAACTCTGATTGTCGAAAAGGTCGTAACAGAAAAGCaaagtcattaaaaatattccCGACAACGAAAGACAAGCATTCAATgtgtatttaacaaatagattccaaattgccgtgcgtctgttcacggcaacttggaatctacttgttttatataataaagaattaaaaaaaaagttgtaaccatgacgtcatctatgtgtctgtcctccaatagatcataagtgagaaccaatcagaatgctgATAAATAAAGTGTTACAGCTCGATTGGAACTTGAATTAACTAAAATTTGCATCcaaattgacaattttttctcttttcaactGAATCATCAAGGTATTCTTCAGCCttcgaaaaaaaagataacaagtTAAGTATTCTACTATAAAAAATAACGTTAAAAAGCAACCACGTTTCGACCgctcaaaaatcatttttcaagttaaaggatgaaaatttttgtcatgCGTTTATATAATCAATAGAAAAATGCCAATGAGTTCTGCCTAAGACTCTTAAATATTTACATAGAAACAATACGAGAAAATTGAGgcaagaatgataaaaaacgcTGGGGAGAAAGAAACAATATTAAAAGTGAATCGATCAGGTAAATACTTTTGCACGGATCGAATCAATCTGTTTGTTCAGTTTTGGTTTAAGTTCGagaataaaaagcatttcaaagatCAAACAGTCCAGTTTACCCAGACATTTCTCcaaaatcttgaaaattatttctctgGCATCAGGATCCTTTCCCTGCTCGTCCTTTACGTCTTTACGTGGTTGCCAATTGTTGATCGCTTGTGTTCCTCCACACGTTAATGAAAGGGTCGGCTCGTGAAGCCGACATAGTCTGCAACGCACAGACCACacttaaaataataaacaacgtttttgttgATTAACAATTGGAACTTAGTGTTCTTTCGGCTTGAATTGTCCTTTGATCTTCTGACTTGTGTAAACAACTGGACATGGACATCAATCTTTCGGCTGAGATCACCGAGTTGGTGTCTTACCACATTTTCTGATTTCTGGGCTTTGACCGGTAAGAAAATTCTGATAAAAGCATCATGTTCATCGAACATTTGTTGTTTAGTACGTACATCCTCAGTgactttcatttcaataaaatGTCTGATGGTATTCTCTACGAGAGTTTCAGGATAATGCAGGcgagaaaaaccttttttcagaaGTTCACATTCTTGATGGAAAGACATCCCGCTCGAGGAGAGATTAAAAGCACGGTTTCACATTTTCTTCATCAGAGAATGTGTGTACTTTTCGTCAACATGGCTTTGGTAATGTAATAAAGTCCAGTACCAGTTTGTTTCACATAGACCTTCGTGTCTTTTCGCGGACTATTTCTGATAATCATCATTCCAAGAGAGCCGTTTGCCGTTGTTCTCGAGTTCCATTGTAAAACTGAGTGAAGGGTGGATTTCATTCAGTGTTGACAAGAAAACGGAGGCACATGAAACATCGGGCATTTTGCTAAGGGTGTCATCGACATAGCGCTTATAGAAAGCAGGCATCTTGTTTtagttttccaatttttcttcgATATGGCACATAAACGCAAATTTTTCCTGTCATTTCAAAAGAGGAAGGGTTTTAATAGTTTCTTTTGTCTAAGCGTTTTTTGTCATTCTTGCCTCAGTTTTCTCGTATTGCTTCTATGTAAATATTTAAGAGTTTTAGTCGGTATCTCATTAGTATTGTCTCAATTGATTATAATAGCGcttgataaaaattttattcttcaacTTGAAAATGACCGTTGAGCGTTCCAAATGTTGTTGCTCTAAAATACTTaacttgtcatttttttttttaaggctaaAGAATACTTTGATGATTCagtttaaaagataaaaaaattgtcagtttggatacaaattttaattaattaaagttCCAATCGAGCTTTGATACTTTATTTATCAACTATTGGATTATACACATTGAATGCTTGTCTTTCGTTGACGGGAATATTTTTGatgacttttgtttttctgttacgACGTTTTCGATAATCAGAGTTGTCACAACTTAACATACGCAGAATATCATTAGGGGCCAAACTCAAATAGAGCGTATCGTGCATTAACAGACAATAATATGCGGGCTGTTATTTGATTGTCATCCAGTGGGCTCTAGACCGATGAAAAACGAAGAACAAATGCACTCAAAGAGGCTTAATGAAGggtgataaataatgaagaGAGAGAGTCAACGAAAAGACGGAATCTTTTCTCCCAGAAGGCTTAATTGGGATGTAACTCAATGCCCGTCCCCCTTCCCAACCCACCAAAAGTGCGAATATTTGGCAAGTTATAATTAATCATAAATGACACCTTATTACGATTCAGTGGGAGGTTTCCTACAAACGAACAATCGCTAGCATAAAAAAGAATCAGTGACGACGAGTTCTTTTTATGTAGACATACCATACAAGCTATGGCGAGAACATTGAATTGTCCTAtaagtcaaataaaataatattctAAAACGTTTGCATCTTTTTTGAAACTGTTTGATAAGATTTCAGTATAAAATGGTTTATTCACTTTTGTTCCTAACCACTCATGAGGCATGCTTTTCAAACTCAAACGTTCATGTTAAAATTAAtcttaattcaattttatcttaCCACTTTGGGAAGCTTTTCTGAAGCTTGGCAATTGCTAGTCCGAGAAGGTTAAGAATAGAGATCTCTTGTTGCTAATTCGAAAAATTCCCTGTAACAAGAAACACCAACAAAGTCACATAACATTTGTAAAGTGCCGCGTGGATTCGCTATCAAATCTCGGCTGTGTACATTCAGGATCTGGTAGTGCGTCAGGTCCCGCAGATATTGAACTGTCCGCACTTAAGTGAAGTAATCATCGATGCACCAGTCCAGCGCTGTTGTGTTACGTACCTGTCAAGGAAAGCATGAGGCATCACATGACAcaagcaaaatatttgaaaaatccAAGTATGATCACAAAtatcctgaaagaaaaaaactaagttCAAACAGAGTAGACACCAActaaaaagtgtaaaaaaaagacaacagaaTAACCAGTGGTAAATGTACACGAGAATCGCCCTGAACAGAACGAAAAAAGTTTACTCTGACTTTCAGACAATTATAAAGGTTGACTATAAACCCCCTCTATTTACTTACTATTTGACGACTCCTTGGATCCAAATGCAATTCTCTCCGACATATGGTAGCGATGTTATCGAAAGGATTTCTGATGACGTGAATTAGCCTGAGAGGAATATTTACTATTCTCACTAGCATTCGCAAATCATAAAGCCCTTTACAATTCTTGAGAAGTCCAGTAGTTATAGCTGTCTTTTTGTCTCTAATTACCTGAGTAAAATATACTtcgcaataatttttttcgtagCCAATATTcagtaggggggggggggtcacacGTATTGGACAGTAATATACTCGGGCACTTGTTGGATAAAGGAAATCATTCCCTTAGATTTGGTGTTGTGCAATGTTTTCCCTTAAGAGAGAGTGTGAATAGAGGCCACATTTTTTCGATGTCTCAAACTGAAACCGCTACACCTGTGGCTCCAATTCTCGTTTGTGCTGTTAAATGCTTCTTCGGTGAAATGCATGCTTTAGTAGAGAAGCTGTTAAGCAACCCATGATCGGCACCCAAGTTAATTAACCAAACACTGACTGTGCCTTTGTATTTTGGAATAAATGATATGATAACTCGGTTAAGAACTAATCTCTAAGAACTTACGAGTATTTGCAGACAGATTGATACAGAAACCTTCTCCCGACTGTAATGaccaaaagttattttcataGAAATGCTTAACTTCCATTATTATCTTTTTCTCAAGGCTGGAGAATATTTTGACGATtcagttcaaaagaaaaacagatcTTTGTCaatttagatgtaaattttAGTTGACTCAAGTTCCAACTGAGCTattacgcttttttttttatcaactatTTCATTATATACATTGAATGCTTGCCCGAtgaaaagtttgtttaagaGGAGAAACTGCTTAGCAATAGATGATCGGAACACAACAGACTGAACAGTAAAGATAAACAGTTATTCCCGTAAAAATACTAACATGAAATCAAGGGTAAATATAGCTCTGGCTGCAAGTCTCAAATGCATTTTTATCAGCTGGTCACAGGCCTTTCTTTCCAAAAGGAAGGCTACTTGGTTGCTTTTTAGCTTGTTACTACGCCTATTAGACTGTAGTTGCCTTCTCGATACAATATTGCTATTAACATGAAATATGTCACTTGttgtgaagaaaagaaaggcaagggaggaagaaatgtttttaacattaatttgATATGAGAACTTCGAGGAAATGAAAGTCAAACAAGGAGAGTTCATCGATTCAATTACCTTCGTATCCATCAAAACGGGTCATCGTGTTCCAAAGAAGTGCATAGATGGCAATACTAATGATTGACATTGCGACTTTTAAAACTTGGTGACACATTCCGGATTTTGTATcctaaaagtgaaaaagtaagACGTGCACACACCATAAACAACCCTCAAGATGATTTGAAAAGTGCCTCTTTGTTATTCATAGATAGGCATCAATGCGGGAACCTCCGGCTGACCGTGTTCAAATCTATTCGATTGACTTGTAATTTCAATCgaaaatattttcgtttttgCCTGGCGATTGGATGAAAATATTGTGCCATAGAGGCGTTAAAAGGACTATGTTGTTGACTTTAAgaattaggaaaaaaacattatatACCTTGAAACCAGTCTTCTCGTGAACATACcgttttttaaattaaaaacggCAACTCACAACGGAACGTTGTTAGGCAATGCTATTTAATCATGACCTACCTTTACGtatgtttcattttcactgCCTCTGCAGAGCCCTTTATCCTGTTGGCCGTGGCGTTAAAACGAAGAAAATACTATgtagacggttaagaatatatgaaagtcatatatttgaactgcggataaagacgtgaatgaaagtgatcctcgcagtgatgtgcactacttaggcagtagtgaaaataaggcttgaaaaaaattcaggcctgtacgggatttgaacccatgacctctgcgatagcggtgcagcgctctaccaactgagccaacaagccaactgggagctggtcatgatggtggttctaaataaacccgtgaagtgatgaatagacggttaagaatatatgaaagtcatatatcaTATATATCACAAAATACTATGTgtacctaatttttttttctttaaaatgttaaatATCTCCTACACATTTTACAACTTTAAGATTAAATGATACCCCTACGGGAGGTGCAATGGAGAAAggaatatttttcaagtttaaagaAAAGCTACACAGCACAATTTTTATTCAATAGTAACGGATACCTTAGCAGCTAATACATATTATCGTAAATAGATCATTCGCtacgaatttaagaaaataaacgacacttttttaaaagcatgtttcggcagttcttctgtcatcttcagttctgattttacaaagtacaaagttgaatgtAAACTGTATaaaaaaatgctgattggacaaaacaaacaacagtaacagaaaaatgtatgcaattacaaggaaaattttacatTAACATGATAGagttgatgattaagtgtaggttGCCCCCATTGcatgtggatagcttctttgattttaagttggaaagTTGTGGAAGCTTGACCTAAGATGCTATTAAAACACTTATCAGAACATAGAGTACGACATtatgtaaatatttgaaaatgtgagaggtctTATCACTGACCAAGTGCTCACGCACACGTGTGGATAAATGCCGGGAGGTTTCGCCGACATAGCAGGCATTACGACCCGcacataaaaacttgtaaaccacAGACGTACGGAGCCCAAGAGGGATAGAGTCTTTTACACCAAACATAtaacctattttaaaagatgaaaaaccaaCTTAATGTCTATTTTGTTAAAATAACGCTTGGTGGCGAACTCTTTTTTGCGTGACATTAGAAAGAGGGCCAATGTaaggtaatttgaaataaaaggtgAGCGCAGTGTCCGAAACGGAGACCGGGAGATTGCACTCACTACAGGTCAGCGTGAGGTATCGATTGACAACCCCTTTCAAGTAGATGTGCTggaaaaagattcttttttagGATTTCAGTGACTTTCTTGATATCCTGGTGGAATCCCAACCATGTGTTGTTGATCTTGTAAGCTCTACCAAGAAGAGTGCGAATGAGACCTAGTTTATAAGGATAAGGTATATAGCTAAAATGATTGGTCAGAAAGCCGTGAAGGTTTCCTTACTGTAAACACTTGTGACAGGAAAATGGATGTCATTGTTGATTATAATATCTAGAAATCTGCCCAGCAAAATATGTCTAACTTAACAGAATGTTCCTTAAACTTCAAGTAATCtttaacttgtattttcaatgtgtCACTTTGGAAGTCAACAAACGTCACTTTATGCAGCCTATATGAGtacgagaaaaataaaatagagtttaacaaaacagctttaaaacatatttaagtTTTGGTGTGAACGGGATCTAAGACTACCGCACAAAGGTAGCTAACTATGAGTTTTTCAGTTCCGACTTGCTGATCCATGCACTATGCCGGACACTCATTGCTTGTGAACTCAATTTGTTGTCTGACTCCACAAGTGTGACTCCCTATCGAGTTCTCAACGGCTCATTTCTCAGAATATCCGAAATCCAAACACCTGCAATAAGGATCTTTACGagggaattttgtttttctatgctTCAAGTTCGAGCAATTATTCTAAACGTAGCTTACGATCATTTCTATTCGGCGAAAATCTTTTTCAATGGTCATCTGGACTTGTTAGAATATCCAAtgccccccccttcccccttctccACCCCATTCGCATTTGCTAATACGCCTATTGTAACTAATTCCATTCTATACCTTTACTCTTTCTTTATACGTTCCCTACCACTGTCCAGGTACAGAGTAACTATACCCACCACCGGCATGGGGTGATGCTGCAAAGTTTCCAAACAGCGCTTGAAATCGTGATTAGGCATGTAGGGCAAAAAGGGCACAGGTCTTTTCTTaggattttattttcttgtcaagGTAGCAAATGATCTGGACAGCAACAGATATGTTACGGAGTTAAGAAATTAAACGACACTTTTTAAAACCATGTTTTGGCAGTTCTTCTGTCACCTTCAGTTCTGATtttacaaagtacaaagttgaatttaaactGTAGAACAAAacgctgattggacaaaacaaacaacagtaacAGAAACatgtatgcaattacaaggaaagttttaaattaacatgataaagttgatgaatAAGCGTCAAAGTCTAATGGTGACACTAATCACTGTCAAACGAAAATAAAGATTTCAAAAAGCTATATTTCTGGATTTCTTCCATGACTTTCTTTCTGTTCGTTACTCCATTCTATCAAATACCTAGACCGAGATGATTTGGAATAGAGATCTCTTGTTGCTAATTCGACAAATTCACTGTGACAAGAATCACCAACAAAGTCACATAACATTTTGTAAAGTTCGTCGTGGATTTGTTAGCAAATCTCGGCTGCATACATTCAGGATCTGGTAGTGACTTAGATCACGTAGATATTGAACTGTCCGCACTTTAGTGAAGTAAAAATCAATGCAAAAGTCCAACGCTGTTGTGTTGCGTAcctgtcaagaaaaaaaaaatataaggcTTTGCATGACACAAGCGAAATATTCAGATCTCGGCTGTATACATTGAGAACCCGATAGTGCCTCAGGTCATGACGATATTGAATTGTCTGctctttgataaaataattttcgaTCCAGAAGTCGAGGTTAGGTGCATTCTGTACCGCGCGATTAAGATACGCGGCTCTGATCCCGGATATGTAGCGATCGTATTGAATCTGCCAGCGTTTTAGGTCGTGATGAAACTCTCcagtccattaaaaaaaaatcaggtatttttatgaaaaataaaagattttctttgataAGAACCAATGTGAAACGATAGATGATATACCCCTATATTTACTAACCATTTGATGACTTCTAGGATTCACACCTAGTCTCCTTCTACATATAGTAGCAATGTTATCAAATGGATTTCTGATGAAGTTAATCAGTTTGATTGGAATTCCCCAGCGCTTCCTCCAGTTTTCGCAAATCGTGAAGCCCTTTTTCGTGATGCAAACGTGCAGTAGTTACAGATGCTTTTTTGTCTCCAATTACCTGAGGAAAAAATACGTGGAATCTTATATTATGGTCAGTTTTACTCACGCGATTGTGAATAAGCAACCATTGCTCGGGGCAATAATTTACTCGGGCTCCATAAAATAGGGAAATAAGTCCCGTAAGATTTAGCGGTATGCAATGTATCCCTTTCATTAGAGCCCAGAGGAAAGTTCTAATTTCTTAGcattaatcaatatttttaaataatgaattttgtCACATTAAATCCATTAAACTTGTGGTTCCAGCCATCATATACCTATGCACATTTACAAAATTTAGAAAGCGCCCCCAGGAAACGACAATAAAAGTAATGCTAACTACAATACGTATATCACGCGAGGCTGATTTATCGTTCACTTCCAAGGAAAAATGAATCGAATGGAAGTAAAGGAACACTACAAGACCCTAATAAAGGAGGTATATAAGTATAAATAAAATTGCGACAAAATTTTCGAAAGTGATTGGTCatcaccagcccaatttgagcactaataggacagtgtacacAAAGTGCTCGTAATTGGACAAGGTAAAAAGAAAGTGGAaacgtcatgcctgtgtaattggacagtgcaCATCGTGCGCTTGCACCGTTGCTACTTATTCGCCGGGTAaactagtttttattttttatcgatGAAAACGTATAGCAGATGTTTAGTTTcgttctcaaattttgtcatagtttatAGTAATTGTTAGCCGGACTGCGTGccatccaattctgtctgtaatcatattcGTAATTAATAAATCCCACTGCGCGGTTGTCCGATTTTTTTCATCACTCGTATTACATGGATTTCTGGGGGAATGGAGGGGGATCTGTTGTTGTCAACAAAGCTTAAACAGGTACCGtaggaaattgactgccaattagaAAATTAGTTGGACTCCTTTTGAAAGTATTGCTAACTTTTCTGTTATGAGTATGCAAGCATCGATTCCTATTTCGATTTTTCTAAATAGCCGCTGTATGCAGACTGTTTTATCCTTGTTGGAGATTTGTAAGACTTAAATTGCTTGTTCATAACCACCAGCATAAAGAGTACCCCGAGAGACTGAAGTTTGGACTTCCTAATCCGGTTCTTTTCAGTACATGGGCCCTTTCAAATATCTCGTACCTTAAGTTTACTTTTGCAATCACCTTGCCAGCCTCCTTTGATGTTGTAGCAGTAGGATACGGAGCTGTTGCAAATTGACGAACGACTACCAAACATGGCCTGTCTGCGCGAACGAGTATGTATGTCATAGAATATCCTCAGCTTGCGCTCATTGTTTGTTTGGCTAGGATCCATAAAGAAACTGTCAAACTTATAAAGCAGATTAAACTCATCCGAAATAACTATTTCTGGATGAGAATCTAAAATGGCAGCATCCAAACTGTGACCGCTTCTTGGATGTCCAACGAAAAGCATAAAAGTTTCAACATTGCGATATAAAAATGTCAGCTCACGCTCCAGTTCTccttgaaagaagaaaaagaaaaaaatgcgatTCAATTACTTAATGAAGACAAAGAGagtgtcatgaaaaaaaaaacgattaaTTTACGGAAGAACCTAAGATTAAGGGAAGGGACTATCAAAATGGTTTTTCacttaactaaaaaaattcacGGTTTTGGCATAATTGTCGATACTCTATTTTTTTTGCCTTGGTTTTTTCCATcgttcttcttcttcatccGTCATTAACTGTGCTCTGGTGAATGCTTTTCTACTCAGGATTTAACTTCCCGTgtaggctttttttttaactcgcacCTAGATTGTAATTACGGGTCTTTAGCTCAAACTTGGGTGAAACACGAGACCAAGTGCCGCACAAAAGAACTACCGTCCCCAAGCCAATACAAACGGGACCAAATTTGAGCCTTTTCCACCCATAGAGGCCGTTGAAATTCGTTCGATTTGACATCAGGGATAATAATTGTGCAGACAGGTACCGATCATTCATTTATAGCCGGTCGTGTACGTAATCTACGCACGTTAAATGCTTCTTCGGTGAAATGCTTGCTTAAGTTAAGAGGTTGCTAAGCAATCGATGACCGGCTCACACATGG
This region of Pocillopora verrucosa isolate sample1 chromosome 3, ASM3666991v2, whole genome shotgun sequence genomic DNA includes:
- the LOC131786789 gene encoding uncharacterized protein — protein: MKKKNDGKNQGELERELTFLYRNVETFMLFVGHPRSGHSLDAAILDSHPEIVISDEFNLLYKFDSFFMDPSQTNNERKLRIFYDIHTRSRRQAMFGSRSSICNSSVSYCYNIKGGWQGNWRQKSICNYCTFASRKRASRFAKTGGSAGEFQSVRNTTALDFCIDFYFTKVRTVQYLRDLSHYQILNVIRDKKTAITTGLLKNCKGLYDLRMLVRIVNIPLRLIHVIRNPFDNIATICRRELHLDPRSRQIVRNTTALDWCIDDYFT